A window of the Halarsenatibacter silvermanii genome harbors these coding sequences:
- a CDS encoding radical SAM protein, whose protein sequence is MLNKIGLAKKIAVEKFVQKGLEYGFEDPENNLPRMVNWAKKIARDDMYIEALEKFEELLEEKPVIFEYARRFENFDQTFRENFLDLFIVQETLLGTSYREEKGKEIGANIPYTILLDPTSACNLNCEGCWAGKYDNSQSLEFDTIDRIITEAKELGIHFFVLSGGEPTVYPHLFDIFEKHHDCAFMMYTNGTLIDEDMADKILKAGNISPCISLEGFEGETEQRRGKGTTGKIEKAMKLLKERGIIFGSSITVTRDNCDILLESDKFVEDLIDRGVLYTWLFHYVPIGKDPNLDLMLTAEQRKKLAKRSSELRWRYPIFLADFWNDGHLTNGCIAGGDRYFHINANGDVEPCAFVHFAVDNIKNKSLKEILKNPLFTEYQKRIPFSDNMLRPCPIIDVPEELQKMVSTTEARPTHPGADDIFQPEIANKLKRKSQNWQNKSQTITSRQTCKRV, encoded by the coding sequence ATGTTGAATAAAATTGGTTTGGCCAAGAAAATAGCGGTAGAAAAGTTTGTTCAAAAAGGTTTGGAATATGGATTTGAAGATCCTGAAAATAACCTGCCGAGAATGGTCAATTGGGCTAAAAAAATAGCCAGAGATGACATGTATATTGAAGCTTTAGAAAAATTTGAAGAATTGTTGGAAGAAAAACCAGTGATTTTTGAATATGCCAGACGTTTTGAAAATTTTGATCAAACCTTCCGCGAAAATTTCCTTGATCTATTTATTGTGCAGGAAACTTTGCTGGGCACCTCCTATCGGGAAGAAAAAGGAAAGGAAATTGGAGCCAATATTCCTTACACCATTTTATTGGACCCTACCAGTGCCTGCAATTTAAACTGTGAAGGCTGCTGGGCGGGAAAATATGATAATTCTCAAAGTTTAGAATTCGATACAATTGATAGAATCATAACAGAAGCAAAGGAACTGGGTATCCACTTCTTTGTTCTCTCAGGGGGAGAGCCTACAGTTTATCCCCACTTATTTGATATTTTTGAGAAACACCATGACTGTGCTTTTATGATGTATACAAATGGAACTTTGATTGACGAAGATATGGCAGATAAAATCCTGAAGGCAGGTAATATCAGTCCCTGTATAAGTCTGGAAGGTTTTGAGGGTGAAACTGAACAAAGACGGGGTAAGGGTACCACAGGTAAAATTGAAAAAGCAATGAAACTGCTCAAAGAAAGAGGGATAATTTTTGGCAGCAGTATCACGGTGACCAGAGATAATTGTGATATTTTGCTGGAAAGTGATAAATTCGTTGAGGATCTGATAGATCGAGGGGTATTATATACCTGGCTTTTCCACTATGTTCCGATAGGAAAAGATCCAAATTTGGATCTAATGTTGACTGCTGAACAAAGAAAAAAGTTAGCGAAAAGAAGCTCCGAACTGCGCTGGCGATATCCTATTTTTCTGGCTGATTTCTGGAATGATGGGCATCTTACTAATGGTTGTATTGCGGGCGGAGATAGATATTTCCACATTAATGCTAATGGTGATGTGGAACCCTGTGCTTTTGTTCATTTTGCAGTGGACAATATTAAAAACAAATCTCTGAAAGAAATCTTAAAAAATCCGTTATTTACAGAATATCAAAAACGGATACCTTTCAGCGATAATATGCTTCGGCCCTGTCCCATTATCGATGTACCTGAAGAATTGCAGAAGATGGTGTCAACTACCGAAGCCAGGCCAACTCATCCCGGAGCAGATGATATTTTCCAGCCTGAAATTGCCAATAAGTTAAAACGAAAATCTCAAAATTGGCAGAATAAGTCGCAAACAATAACTTCCAGACAGACCTGTAAAAGGGTATAG